Part of the Drosophila kikkawai strain 14028-0561.14 chromosome 3L, DkikHiC1v2, whole genome shotgun sequence genome is shown below.
TACACAAATCCCAGACTCTGGCTTAAATACCATACAAATTTTGCTGCAAATTTCGGGCTCCCGTTATCGAAATGACCCATTGACTGTTGTGCACTTTGGCCAACAACCATATACATTTACAGATATGctcatacatatatgcactCGGGCACATACAGATATCGCTCTAATGAAACGCAATATCTTCGAGACAATGCTAATTGCCTAGGATGCAAACAGAAGCTGCATTGAACGGAGCAAATGCAACCGAATTATCGGACGAAACTCGGCACTGCTTTGtgcacagagagagaaaaatgtTATGGTTATAattctcttttaatttttataaattaaattcaatacttaatctttctttttaatatttcttaatctcttattaatacttttaattcaaagaaatccttttgtttttctctgtgcTAATGCGGTTCTCAGCTAGAATGCTTGTGTGCGAATATTTGTGCAGAAGCACATTCATTCCTCTCTGTACATTTCGTTTACTTGGCCAAAAGCCAATTTTCAGCCAAAACGCATGCcaaatttgccaaaaatgaaGCGAAACGAAATAGGAGAAAAtagctaaatattttatgatatcGATGAGGCAGGCAGTTCTGCACAGAAGCGGCCCTTTCCTCCTCGACCACTGCGAAAAGTAGTTCAGCAATGCCAGCTAAGCGCACACTGACAGCTCCATTCAAATGTGTTTTGAATACCCTAAAGTTTGATTAAGAGACTGAATTGTGGTATTATAGAAGATTtagtgaaataaaataaaatgtataaattaaaaatattatgatatatatataaattctgaataTTTACCTTGTTTTATTATGTTCTAAGATATTCTTTTTTGCAAGTTAATACTAGGAACTctgggaaaatataaataatataaaaaaacatttaaattccaAGGCTTGAAATTGTATATTTCATTTCTCTACATAAGcctagtatttttttatatttttttaaatataaattagagCAATTCTTGTGCTTAGTTGCTCTAAAGGGTATTTAGCTCTACCTGAAACCCTAACAACCCTACTGTTTGCCGTTTATTGTGGCCATTTATGGTTTGTTTTGGTGAAATATGAGCACAGTTTGCCACGGAAAGGGGATAACTTGGCTATGGCTTTGGCCCAACCCCCCAGGGCCAATCAATTTCCGCTGTcagcctaaaagtatgcagaCCCGCAACCGAAAGCTTTGAGAGAATAACAAGAACTTGAACTGGGTGGGACTCACCTGCAGTTGCAACTTCAGAGGAGGTGGCACGCCCACCTGCCCCCCTGTTAATCCCCTGTTCCGCTCGATTCAGGGACTCGTTGCCAGAACGTTCCTTGCCACGCCAAACACTGACGCCACAACACTCGGCGCAGCAGCAAAAGACAAAGCCCAGGATGAGTAGAATCCAGGCGGCGACCATCAGGACAATGGTCGAGGTGGAGCGATAGCTATAGTTCTCCTCGCCAATAAACACCAGAACGTTGTCCGCGGTGAGATTGGCATGAGTGGCCGTTCCATTGGCGTGGAAATCCAGCAAACCGGCCTCCAAGGTCGGTCCGTAGAAGCCGTCGACATTGGCCAGAGCCGCGTAGCTGCTGCCCACCGAATGCAGATACGGTTGCTGCACTTTGGTCAGATGCAGCAGCGTGTAATTAGACATGATTGAGTCAATCACTCAGGCTCAGTCAATCAGTTGTTCACTCAATCAATCAGACACTCTTTAGCCCGAATTCGGCTTGAAATCGAATGAATTGAACCGCCAAAACGCGACCGTTTCTGGCTGCCGAACAAATTGAACTGTTCCTACTACGTTTTATCTATTTTCCATATGCACGAACAagtattatttgtattatttcttcGGTTTTCGAATCTCGGTTTGGTGTGTGCGATACAGCTGACGACAATCTTCGTTATCACATTGTGTATTTAGGCAGATACTAGATCGAGCCACACAGAATCTTGTCTcttgtttaaacaatattgTACTCGCATTAACGCCTGCCtagctgcctgcctgcctgccagtTCATATTTTcgctctatttttttttgtgagccAGAAAGGCCTGTTTCGGCGTCTGGCTCTCGCGGATTTTTGACCGAGTTTTGTTTACCAGCGAGAGGTAATGCTATTATAGTGGCTATATATCGATTCTCTCGACCGATCTCTGATCTTGTGGTGGGTTCTCTTGGGGTCTGTGGTGAAGCTCTACGCGGGAGAAAAATTTAGAGCTTTCGGTTGGTtttggaaattaattattgattAAAAAGCTTGGCATATCATGCATAATTTAATTctctatttttaattaaaattatatttattaatcaggtttcctatttatatttaaacaaggAAGAAAGCTATCTTAGGCAAGTTGAATTTCGTTTTACATTAAATTAGAAATCTATCATAATTAAGCccaaaattcattaatttcaatttggaaaggtGTTTTGTGTTACCTTTTTTAGGTTTACAAAtctatatttagttttaaatagcATTAAATCTAAGTTACAAGACTAAAACcttaatatttatgaataactAAGCCTTGCTAAAGTATTCCAACGTTCGATGTTAAACGTTTTCTTTtgagtttttataaaaacgctctgtaaataaaatataaatacctatttatttattcaaaaatgcTGTTTAAATAGCAGAATGCGTGCAAATGAgaaatgcaataaaatgtttataggCCAGACGGCagtattataatataattaagagCTGTAAGATATACCAAGACGAATGATATGGaagtttctatttattttgttataataaACCTGCTTCTGTTACTGGGTAAgctctaaataaatattataataaaatatttcaattaaataataaaatatttctacagACTTTGGACAAACTAAGCCTTTTCAAGATGAAGAACTCGAAGATCATTTATATAGGCCTGATCTGAACTATAATGAAGACTATGAAGAGGTTACCTTCTCATTTAATGATCATGTGACGTTTGGCAACATTGATTTAGATTCCGATCCTGAGGACAAAACATTATCTGACATGGATATTATTCATTTGGATAATCAGTTAACTACGGAAAATGAGTTATTTGAGGATAATGATAGTAATGATGAGCGAAAAACATCGCGAATGCTGAATGTCCTGAGTCGGGGCTTGCTTAAAATGATACGAAAACCAGAACCAGATTTTGATTACGAAATAGAAGATAGAATTGTGCGTTATGCTATGAACAATATGCGtgaagaaatttaaattatagtaTCTAATTTATTCTTgagcttaatttataaattaaataaaaataccagCTCTTTAATTTCAATGctctctcttttatttttataaattcatcAAAATATGCTCGTAAAATATAACGAAATTGGTTAAATAAAGGCAGTTTAAGACCTGATGCGCTGCATGCCAGCGAGCTCAGCAATGTCGCCACAGTTCATGCGGCGATTCCAtcctaaaatattaataattataaaataatccttaatatatttttaaataaaatgattattatttcaaaCTTACCCTGACAATTCAACCTGGTGAGCTCGCAACGTCCTACATCTCTCCAGCGCCAAGTCCTGCGTGTCCTGCTCCTGCACTCCCTGTTCAAGGTGGGCATCCTGCGATCGTTGTCATTATTTAGCTGCCTCACACAGGTCTCACACCTCCTGGCTAGTTCATCGCAGTCCCGGTCTTGGCCAGCGACCAGAGTCAGGCAAAGGACTGtggataaaaatatattttttaatatttaaaggacACACTATCCTTTGAGTACTCACCAGCAAACAGGGATAGAATAGCTTTAAGATGCATTATTTTAGCTTGTTGGCTCTGGTAGAGAACTTCTCAGATGGCTAACTTTAGCTGATTCCAATCCGATTTTATAGAAACACCCAGCACTACGTGGAGCAAGTTCAACAGATGTTtcaaaacaatatataaaagttataCAATCTGGGAATAAAAGAAACTTTTTAAAACCAGGAAATGTATGTTAAATAGGTCGTCAATTCACTATTGTTTTTACTTTCggaatataaagaaattaagttttatataTGATAACAATGCCTTTCCGCAAACCTCTTTCCACTTTATAAAGGCCAAGACTAGTGCCTGTTTTCAGCACAAACCTTAATCGTAGAAACCAACCAAGATGTCCAAgattgttttgctttttggtAAGGATATTAAACATCCTTTAGGTTATACTTTTCCTAATTGAATCTTAATATTTTAGCCATCGTTGTCCTGGTTTGCGTGTCTGTTGAGGCTCAAACTCGCAGACCCATTAATCGACAGATTTGCCAGCGTCAAGATGAGAGATGTCTCCGTAATGAGCCCAGAAATGGACGCAACAACGATATTTCGGAGATCTTCAATCAATGGTGTCGGGGAACTAACCCAAGGTGGCGCAATATTTCCCGTTGCGAACTCTCCCGGGCCACTTGTCGTTGtaagtaattattttttattaatttgtataattttacttaatctttttttttcgtccaGTGACCCTTGAGAACTGTGCCCTCTTGTCCTGTGATAATGTAAGGCAAGCTCTGCGGGAGGAACGCACTACTACTACTAGGCGTCCAGAACCCAGCGAGGAATAGAAAAGATCTTactaaatattgatttaaaaccTATGTATGCCTAAAAattgataataaaaaaacttaatGCTCTATAAAAGATTTGtagcaattttttaaataactcttTAACATAGAATCTTTTTGTAGAGGCTCTAAGTGCAATCTATTAATATCAGAATAAATGCTAAGTAAGGATAAGCTACGGTAGCTGACGAAGACCTGTCTAAATTCCTCTAAGAGACTATCaaacgtatttttttttatataaaactatatatttttttaaatattaaactaatgTATTTCGTCGGCTGTAATATACTGTTTtgatattcatttttaaataagcaATATTTAAAAGCTGCTTAAAAAATGCTTAGtcaatttatttcttaaaatttttgtgcTTAGCTATAGGGTATTCCCGAAAACTATTGttcaaatattaataagaaaacaaTATGAATTTGTATTCTTATATTGCACTTTTAGagttatataaattaaaataaaatagtactTTTAATGAGCCTAAAAAATATCTAGTTCTTTCctaatgtaaacaaattttattgaagttttaaattaataaattaatttccataTCATTATTGATAtttagatattatttttgtaagaCTGCCTTGTAAAATTGAGGTGTAAATAAAGTATCAAATTTGCACTTTAATGCTCtataagtttttatttactcgTTTTTTAATAACATGATGAGAAATCAAGTCCTAACGCGCTGCATATTAGCGAGCTCTGCAACATCTTGACAGTTCATGCGACGATTGATGCCTGTGAAAAAAtcatgtttaaaaattgatagatatttaagttaaaaaaatcttATTCAAATGTTACCCATGCAATTAAGTTTGGTGAGTTCACAACGGCCAACATTTCGCCAGCGCCAGGTTCGTCGGAGTTTTTCTCTGCATTCGTTATTGAAAACGGGCATCCTGGTGTCATTTATGTTATTGAGAGTCCTTATACACAGCTCACATCTACGCTGCAATTCATCGCAGTCCCGGTCTTGGCCAGCAACCAGGGTGACACAAAGGACTTCAAGGCAAAGATATAATTAGGTTCTCTATGTCAtggattaattaaatataaaacttacCAGCAAAAAGGGTTACGATAGCTTTgatatgcattattttaaaGGCTCTGGATGAGAACTAAAAAGTCCCTGCCCTACCGGTCTTTATATAATCACCTATCCCTAGATGGAGTGGGTTTAACagatgtttttaaaaatataaagacaataatattataataatgaaataaaagccatttaaaaatcacttaaaaaccaggaaatgttttataaaataGTCCTCTTTTTAACTATAATGAATAGAGTGCTTTGTGTATTTCCTGAACATTATAAAGACacgttttaaaataaaactaaaggTTTTTTCCATCAGGTGTCTTGATTCTTTATAAAAGCCCAGGTATTTGCACGTTTTCAGCTCAGAAGTTGAATCTAAATCAAAAAGATGTCCAAACTTGCTGTGCTTTTTGGTAAGAATCTTAAGAAATATTACTTTCCTTGTTGtgtgttaatttttttatatttatttttagcccttgtttgccttttggcaGCAGTTCAGGCCCAAACCCGTGAGCCAACTCCCCGTGAAATTTGCCAGACTGTCAATGAAAGATGTCTGAGTCGTGTTCCTGTTCACGGCAACCGATCTGAAGTTACGGATATTCTGAATGGACGTTGTCGCCGCCGCCATCGAGGTTGGCGTAATATCACCCGTTGCGAACTGGCCAGGGCCACGTGTCAATGTAAGTGTTTAatgtttcttaaaaattatctcagttttcaaattataatattcaattatttCATAGTGACTATCGAGCGCTGTGCAACCCTAAGCTGCGTGAATATAAGGGAAGCCCTAGCCGGTAATCGTGCCACTACCACAAGACGTACTCCTGCATCTACAACTACAAGGCGACCTTCGACTTAGATTAAGGACTGACCCAACGAAAGTATATACCCATTGACCCAGTTTTATtcgagaaaaataaaaacatcaatgctctctatatattttgaaatttaatacttgttgttgttgaatttCTTTTACTTAAAAGAATAATTTTTGGACATCTgcgtatatatttatatttataaaattttgtcaAGTTTAATCATCTCATACATACATTTAGCTACGCATTTaatatgcatttttaatgtttgAACAATTGTTAAGCTTTTTTGAAATGAATACGAAAAGTGATAGCACAACTCGCTTAACGTTTATTCGCAAAATATACCTGAACCAAGTATGATACCTATAAGCTCTGctaagctaaacaaaaaactggCTAACCACACTCGAAAGAGATCTCTATTCAATGAAAGTGAGTGAGTTTTAATTAAAGgaattaaaagtgaaaaaacTTGTATTTAATTCTTTGTTAAAGGTAATTTCAACAAGAGAAGCTGCGTTTGCCTTTCGATTGGAGTGGTTTTCGGACTTTGCCTGGCGGGAATATTCTTTTATGCTTCGTTGCCAAATGAGGAATACGGGAGTAACtctaaaaatgtaataaaaattatggGACTAGAAGGGTTACAGAATAAAACTCAGAATGAAAGTTTGAGTCACATGGATTTGGCTCAGAAAACTGCACAGTCTACGTTTCCTACCACAACTGTAAGTTTAATCAATACAGATCGAGTAATTCCAGAGGATAATGGTGGAAGTAATGAAGCTGAATAGTtgtagttttatatatttttaaaagtttaatattatattttaataaaaatagtaaaattatttatttattcttatttagACCTTGCTTTCTTTAAGTTTAAGGATCTATAttgctttatattttattatattatatattattgtattttattcatataaaataatacatttcataaataaaaccGGCAAAGCTGCTCAAACAGAGGCCCCACTCCCTTCCAATAAGAGCGAAGTAACTTCGTTCATAAGCTTCGtgatttaaaaacataaaaaatagttttgtttGGGGCTCTTTTCATTagaatgtttaaaaaaaaacaactttttCTAGAGAGCATTgaaattatagttttttatttaagcaggTTAagatatttgttgtttatgaGATCGAAATCGTTTTAGAATGATTTAATTCTCCGGCTCACGTGGAGGGCGTCCAGACCTTCTTGTTGTGGGAGTTCTACGAGTAGTAGTTCGTCTAGACCTTCTTGTTGTGGGAGTTCTACGAGTTGTAGTTCGTCCAGACCTTCTTGTTGTGGGAGTTCTACGAGTAGTAGTTCGTCTAGACCTTCTTGTTGTGGGAGTTCTACGAGTTGTAGTTCGTCCAGACCTTCTTGTTGTGGGAGTTCTACGAGTAGTAGTCCTTCCCGACCTTCTAGTGGTTGGAGTCCTTCGAGTAGTAGTGCGTCCAGGCCTTCTAGTAGTGCGAGGTCGAGAGGTTCTAGGTGGTGGGTTACGGCGGGTCGAGGTATCCGGTTCGGGATTCTCCACAGGGTCCGTAGGGCTACGACGAGTGGTTGTAcggccgccaccaccaccaccaccaccacctccaaGGGTCCTCCTCACATTTGCGCAGGTCAGAGTGGAGCACCTGACAAGGGTCACTGaaatgtacatattttttaaaattacgaATTTTAATAAGTATTTCTACTCACATTGACAATTGGCCTGAGCTAGTTCACAACGTGTGACATTTCGCCAGTTTCGGTTTGTGGTTCGGCAATGATCATTAAAGATGGTGGTGACCTCATTAGTCCTTCCATTGAGATTCTCGCGGCTCAGGCATCTTCTATTCTGTCGCCGGCAAACATCGCGAAGATCTGGTTCTGGGGTTTGAGCCTGGACACTCACACAAAAACCCAGGATCAAAAGTGCTAAGAAAATTAaggattttttagaaaatatatgtcCTTTAAAAGGTTGTCTCATAGCCTTACCCAAACCCACAGTAAATTTCATCATCTTGCTGTGGCTTACCGAAACCTCGGCTAAAATCTGTACTCAAAATTAGCGCAAACTTCAGCTTTTATAATAATCTAgccataattttttataaccCGGAAGGTACTATTTTTAATACCTTAAAAGATGACCCAATTAGTGGTAAGTATTGATtgaaaatattactttaaaacCAATGAAAGGCTTTTGTATGTATAATAATAACTTTAAGCTATTGTTTCAATAAAAACAGCTGCCTTGGAGTCGGTAATCTTCCATAACCTAAATACTTAAACATAATTCTTAAACCATGTCTcactttaaaagtttaaattttacgGCGCCTAAGGCTTTAGGTTCTGATTTAATGACTTACAAGTGCGGCTTCCGTTTCCAGAAGCCCCAAAATCCAGTTCACAAATTAGAAGCCGCAGTAACCAGCCAAAACAAACCGCAgtagcagcagtagcagcagcagcagctgtagGGAGCCCCTCCTGTTGGTCCTTTCAAATAAAGCCGCagccaaaacacaaaaaccaaaGCGTCCGCCCCACAAAGACACAGGAAAGGAGAAGGCAGCAGCTGGTGGGGTTTAaagatggagatggagccgGAGTTGGAGACAATGGACACTGTCCAAGAGCTCTTGAATCGTTGCTCTGTTGCATTTTTGAATCGCAACTTGGCCGGCGTGTAAATTTACTTGCTCGGATTCAATTCAAAAGCGATTATCACCACTTAGCTGTCAGCGACACGACGCCAAAACTCCAGCGAAACCGAGACCCGCACTCCAAGCTCCCCCAAAATAATACTTTCA
Proteins encoded:
- the LOC108083010 gene encoding uncharacterized protein isoform X1 yields the protein MSKLAVLFALVCLLAAVQAQTREPTPREICQTVNERCLSRVPVHGNRSEVTDILNGRCRRRHRGWRNITRCELARATCQLTIERCATLSCVNIREALAGNRATTTRRTPASTTTRRPST
- the LOC108082967 gene encoding salivary glue protein Sgs-3-like, whose product is MMKFTVGLALLILGFCVSVQAQTPEPDLRDVCRRQNRRCLSRENLNGRTNEVTTIFNDHCRTTNRNWRNVTRCELAQANCQLTLVRCSTLTCANVRRTLGGGGGGGGGGRTTTRRSPTDPVENPEPDTSTRRNPPPRTSRPRTTRRPGRTTTRRTPTTRRSGRTTTRRTPTTRRSGRTTTRRTPTTRRSRRTTTRRTPTTRRSGRTTTRRTPTTRRSRRTTTRRTPTTRRSGRPPREPEN
- the LOC108083040 gene encoding uncharacterized protein, whose amino-acid sequence is MHLKAILSLFAVLCLTLVAGQDRDCDELARRCETCVRQLNNDNDRRMPTLNRECRSRTRRTWRWRDVGRCELTRLNCQGWNRRMNCGDIAELAGMQRIRS
- the LOC108082980 gene encoding uncharacterized protein, whose amino-acid sequence is MSKIVLLFAIVVLVCVSVEAQTRRPINRQICQRQDERCLRNEPRNGRNNDISEIFNQWCRGTNPRWRNISRCELSRATCRLTLENCALLSCDNVRQALREERTTTTRRPEPSEE